From the Rhizomicrobium palustre genome, the window GGCGATAGGGCGGGCCTTTCAGCGGGCGAATGCAGAGCCCGTCTTTACTCAAGGCCAGAGCTGGCAGCAGCGTGGCGCCCAGCCCGGCGGCCACCATCTGGCGGATGGTCTCCAGACTCGTGGCGCGGAAATCGGCCGCATCGCTGCGGGCGCCAATTTGTCCGCATACGGCCAATGTCTGTTCACGCAGGCAATGCCCATCCGCCAGAAGCAGCAGTTTTTCGTCCGCAAGCTCGGCGGGATCGATGGTCTTGGTCTTGGCCAGACCATGGCTCTTGGCGCAGGCAAAATAGAAGGGCTCGTCGAACAGCGCCTCACACGCCAGATCGTCATCGGCCAAGGGCAGCGCCAGCAGCGCGCCATCCAACCGATGCGCCTTCAGCGCGGCCAAAAGATTGCCGGTCAAGTCCTCCTGCAGCACCAGCCGGGCTTTCGGAAAGCGCTCGGCGATCAGCGGCAGCAGGGTCGGCAGCAAATAGGGCCCCAAGGTGGGGATGACGCCGAGCTGCAACGGCCCGCTCATCACGCCCCCTTCGCGCCGGGCCAGTTCCAGCAGCGCGTCGGCGGCGGCCACCACCTCGCGGGCCTTGGCCAGGATCGGCGCGCCTTGGCTGGTCACCGTCAGGCTGCGGCTGGTCCGCTCAAACAGGATAACCCCCAGATATGCCTCAAGTTTTTTCAGCT encodes:
- a CDS encoding LysR substrate-binding domain-containing protein; protein product: MNLQDLRYLVALADCGHFGRAADSCHITQPTLSAQLKKLEAYLGVILFERTSRSLTVTSQGAPILAKAREVVAAADALLELARREGGVMSGPLQLGVIPTLGPYLLPTLLPLIAERFPKARLVLQEDLTGNLLAALKAHRLDGALLALPLADDDLACEALFDEPFYFACAKSHGLAKTKTIDPAELADEKLLLLADGHCLREQTLAVCGQIGARSDAADFRATSLETIRQMVAAGLGATLLPALALSKDGLCIRPLKGPPYRRIGLVWRKSFPRQDDMQLLAKTIKAHLPEGVRGV